Genomic DNA from Solanum dulcamara chromosome 4, daSolDulc1.2, whole genome shotgun sequence:
AATTAGAAACGACTCGGGGCAACTATAGGGAGGGGTAAAGTGGTcgttttacaaaaattccaaaaaagaccttcagggtcattacaaatcCGAAGTAGTCAGGCCCCCAAATGCAGGGTACTGGACATCGAGTGGGAAACTAAAAAGATTACAGTAGAAAAGTTTTGGGCAAAAGCAAAGCAAATACATCTTATGCACTCGAGCTAATTTTCTCAAATGCAGAGATCGATGACAATATATGCAAAAAAACATCTAAGAATCAGATGAGCTATAAGCTGATCATATCAGGGGCATGGTAAAAATGCTTCCTCTGCTAGTGTCTCCTGAGAAAATCATAGCCATGTAACATTTGAGGTAATTCACGAACCGTGTCTCTGTAATTCAACCGACTAAACTCCAGTCTCTTTACATGCTAGACATGATTctctttttctaattttctttcAGCTAGTAACCGTGTTAGTAGTGAAATTTCATATCCATCCTAGTGTTTCTCTTCGAGAAGATATGTTTCTTAATCTCCATAGTTAGCTTCCTGACAAAGCACATTAGTCCTGGTCTTCAAAGCCTTCTCCAACTGTtgtgagaaataataaatgaaaatcGACAAGACAGTGAATGCACCAACACATTCACCAACACAGagaacacacacacacaaccAGTCAAAAATGTAAGTAAAAATTAGTGCTTACTAATCAACTGACCAATCTTATTCACTCATTCTAGAGAATCCTTAATGCTAGTATGCTACCAATTCATCATACAAGCTTCTCATTCAAAGGTGTGGTTCCTAATTGCATGAAGTATTTAGGTTATTCCAGTCCAGACTCCACACTGAAACTGAAAGGCTGGTGTAACAGTTGAGGTCCTTCCTCATATATCATAAGATTGATGAATGTCATAAAAGATGACAATGTTACAACCATGTATATCTCACCCCCTAAAGCATAGGCATTATTGTAGGGTAGTATGTAAGCTAATCTGGGTTCCAATTCTGATCATAGAACctattgaaaatttgattaaACGGGAACAGTTGTCACATAAATCAGCTTGTTAAACTCAACAAGGCTCATTAATGTATCACATGTAGAGGTAAAACCAGTTAGGATATTTTGGGAGCAAAGAAGATATGGAGGAGCTAGTACAAGCAGAAAAGAGATAAGGATCATAACTGAAGCAACATGAATTTTCTGTTGACAGAGGAACAAATCAATCAGCAATACACTAAATCAAGAATATACTAATCTCAACAAGTCTAAGCTTCCAcgtgattttcaaaagaaagaagtaCTTACTGTTATACTGTTGCCTATTAACCTTGCTATAGCCCAAGATTGAGAAGTCGCATTATCATGCTGGCAACATAGGTAGAAGATTTTTATGAGGATACTGAAAGCACATGGAGatgaggaaggggaaaccaTGGTTAGAAGTCATTACTGAAATACGTCCTGCAACAATATCTCAAAACCAGCAAGAAATTGAAATTCACCTTGAATAGAAGATTAATTTGCAAAGTGAAAACCACGACCGAGAATAGCAGAAGCTCATATTGATCCTCCAAAATGGAGCAACACTAACTGAGTAGACATGCAAAATCCGGTTaaccaaaatatttttaaaaatccaaTCTCTTGCAAGTGAGATTAAGCAATCCATTTCATGTAATTCCTTGACACATTGGCCAACCCCTAGCATATATGTTACACTGCATTTAAACCTTACAAAAGAAACAACATTGGAGCAGCGGAATCAATTGAATCTTTATGTTACTGAACATGTATAGACAGTCGGAATTTGACCacagaaagaagaagataaaaaaGACAGAGTAATGGAACTACAATAAGAAATGGACTGTGATCTCGGCCAAATACATTCATTATCTGATAACATACAAAACCATAGTTAATTAGCAACAGCCTCCATAAATCACCTTCCCTTTTACCATAACTAAACTCAAGCCAATTGGTAGTTCCCATTGGCATACCATAAATTAGGGCGAAGAtccttttgttcttttttttctctctctgaTAGATTTGGATATCTCTAGCTGGGGTTTCTCCCATTCTAAAATCTGGATGAAGCATCTAAAAAGGTCCACTAGAGAACCCAAAATGTTCAAGAAAAGACAAGCTTGTTAAAACAAGAAAACGAACTTCACCTCTTCAAACTTAATTCTAATTTGACATGCAATTCAGAAAACCATGCCAGAAATTACCTGTACAATTACATTACTATTTACAAGCACAACATCCTCCACcctaaaaagaaagaaaacttaTAGAAGCTTAGAAAAATCATAGAAGCTTTCTTTTCTCATCTTGTTTACCAGCAAAAGTGCAAAACATACGTAAATCAAGAAGAAGGAAGTTTAATGGTGATGGAAGAGTCCTCGTGAGCGACGGATTCGGTGAGCATAAGAGGGCAGTCCTTGGCCTCGTCATCATCATGATATGCATCGCCGTCGTCGTGGGCGGTGCTAAGGTTGATACAGGAGCATCGTTCAAGCGACTGGAAGAACGCGGAGGCCACGCTGGTTCCGAACCAACTAGCCATTCGATCCAACTTGGCCCATGACATGAACCCCTCCTCTGATTGATTCCGCAACATTTGTGTTTGCTTTTTCCTAGCACTGACGAACAAATAGAGTTGTAAGGAAAGTCCAAAAGAAACTAAACCAAGGCCTCTGTAATATGAATCAGTGACAAATACTACCCCAAATTCCTAAGTATAAGCATGACCTCCTAATGAAAATCCTAAggaaatatattaaatttgattAATACTCTAATTTTACACTTCATTAAGCAATtctttataaaaatttcattaTATACGTAGTTTgtgtttgatttgaaaaataagaacaatacaaatatattagtggctgatttcaaaatataaaatgtgTATCCATAATAAATTCATACTATTATAATAAGGATATAAAATGTTATTTTACTCCATTGGCAAAAAAAAGTGTAATTTActtttaggggtcgtttggtagagtgtataaGAATAATGTTAAATAGAGTGTATTAATAATGTTTGCATTAGTAATGcttgtattaattattttttatgtattatttggtttggtgtattaaaaataacatgtatgtcataatttttttttaaattatttatatacaaAGATATCCTCCACAGATGTGGtggaaaaaatgtaaaaaagtTTTTGAAGGGCAATTGAGTCTTTAAGCatgttaatgcatgcattaaatctCATTCTATTACTAATACCTAGAAATtcatggtattagtaatacacacATTAATATAACAATAAAGTGTTATACATAACATGAAAAAATGTACCAAACAAGATATTATTAATACACCAAATTAATACATGCAttatatttactattttcttaaaatcatgattattattttattcatatattaatAGTTACTATTTTCTTATCAATATTATCACTattgttatttttctttgattttatttctactatcaATACTttctttcttcatattttttgacTCTTCCATTTCTTTCAAACTTGTTATGcacaaatatttctttttattcgAGGAATTATAGTTccacaataataaaaatagaatttgCACATGCGTCATATTTTTTTAGAGCCCATTTACGATGATATATTGAAAGTTGTATTGTTATCGAGAcatgtttaatttattttttctctttttaaagcCCACACTTTTATGATAATATACTGAAagttatttattgttattaagaCGTGTTTAACTTATTGTTATTAAAatatgtttaatatttttaaaataaataaaatacaaaataaagagaagaagGCACCTCAACATTAGTTGCCTGCTTCTAGCAGCTGAAGCAGATATGTTGACCCCAAGTAGGACAATGAAACGTTGTTCAATATGtttaatttattgttattaagatatagtttaatttttttaaaaatgaataatttaCAATAATGAGCACAAGTAGGCACGTCAACGCAAGCTGTCTACTTCTTGTAGCTGAAGCAAACATGTTGACCCCAAGCAGGACAATCGAAAGCTGCTCAAACTTTCACTTATTATGTACTTTTAGCAGATGAAACAGGCATGTTGACCCTAAATAGGACAATCAAAAGCTGCACAAACTCTTATCTTATTAAGtattataaaatacaaaaatgagCAGAAATAGGTATGTCAACGCTAGTTGCCTGCTTCTAGCAGCTGAAGCAGATATGTTAATCTTAAGCAGGACAATCGAAAGCTGCTCAAGCTCTTCCATTAGTAAGTAGtataaaatactaaaatgaGCAGAAGTAAGCACATCAACCCTAATTATCTGCTTCCAGCAGCTGAAgagcacatgttcatgacccCAAATAGGACAACCGAAAgctgctcaaactctttctttaTTTAATAGTACTTCCTTAGTTTTTTAGTCATCATGTTGAGTTTTTCAAAAGTCAATTTGACAAATTTTCAAAGCTAAATTAAATTacataaattcaatattttaaaaaaagttagatattcaaaaactacACAAtaagtattataaattataattttttacatatcaataaaataaaaatatcttaaaatattagttataattcatattatttgaCTCTAAACAAAGAAAATTATACAACTAAATAAAGGAGGAAGTACTACAATAAAATGTCTAATCAAATAGCTGCCGAAAGCAGCCAAAACCATGGATCCTTCAATTCACGCATAAATTGAAGTCCTGAAGAGTTCAAGGACCCAATTGATCTATCCAAAAACCTTGGGCACCCATTATAACTTTGACAAACTTTTTAAAGCTCGTCTACAATTCACTCGAAGTCGAAGCTAAATCCGGCAAGACTTCATACGGGAACATCTCCGTTCTCTCAGACTCTCTACAATGGAGAGTCACAAAATCAGTTGCTGTACCACAGTGGACGACGTCGTTTCGAAGTTACCACTTCAGCTGATCAAATCGGAGATCATCCCTCCGGTACCGAACCGATCAAAATATCCTTCCGAATTCGAGCCAGCAATTGACTGGCAGCCGAACTTCGCTGGCTACTCATGGATCGCCTATGGTGCCTCGTCTCTCCTCGTCATACGTCAATTCCCCAACCCTCTATCACAAACCGAGACTGTAATCGGCACAGTTTTTCGGCAGGTTCTCGAGCTGTCAATCGATGGCACTGGCACTGTTTCCGCCGTCGCTTGGTCCCCGGTAACGCCTTCTTCTGGAGACCTCGCTGCTGCACTCGATAACTGCATTGGATTGTTCTCTTACAACTCTGACGCTTCTCATAGTAAGTTTTAATTTTCTGATCTCACTCTCGAATGTGTACAGTAGTTTGTTGTGTCATTGATTACTTTGCTACACTTCATTTGTTAATTACAAGAATCTCAACGAACAACCGTTGTCAAATGGGATCTCCGGATCAAGCAATATGAGTGATACATTTATACGTGAGTGTGCATGTTACGAGAATgtctttgatatttttttttacaacagGAGCAATTGTGTTGGTTTTTGTGTCCTCTTGAGGCAATTTGATTACATTTATTATGTCCCTTGGGAGTTGTAGAAGACAATGGAGAGTAAAATTCAATAACTACGTCTCATTCACATATTGTTTAGGATCTGCTTGCTGAAATCTTTAATGTCATTCTGCTTATTTGGGTCTATTTCATTCCAatactaaattatttttcttttaagtcAAATAGGAGTTCCTGAGAATCAGAGATTAAAGCTGGATGAAAATCATTGACTAATAAAATGGTTCGGAAGGATGTCAAACTTGGTGAAAGCATGTTTTTTTCATAAAGAGTTTTTTTCCTATGGTAGGTTACATAGTGAGAGCTGTGTTTCATCTAAATGAAGTTGGCAAATGAAAAAGATTACAACAGCTTTAGTTGGATCCTACGAGCTAAACTAAAAAACAAACTGTTTAGGTGGTGATCCAGTTCCGAATGGGTATGAATAAGGAACTCTAAGCACTTGTTTTGCAATCATTAATTACTACTGTTGGTCAATTGGATCTTAAGTGTCTCTCTCCCATTTCTTCCCTTCCCTTTTAGGTGTATAAATTTATTTACTCATATTCAGGTTCTTTTTGTTGGAGCCAGACATCAACGCTAGTACAATCCACAAAGGTAGACTCAATCACATGGACGGGGTCAGGAGATGGGATAATTTCAGGTGGCATTGAATTGATCTTATGGAGAAAGACAGAGAGGTCATGGGAAATAGCTTGGAGATTTAAACCAGAACTGCCTCAGACTCTAATTTCTGCTACTTGGTCAATTGAAGGGCCTTTTGCTGCTGCACCTCCATATGGATTGCACTTTGAAGGTTCGGGTTCCCATATCCATGCTGGAAACAAATGTGTTTTGGTATGCCAAAGAGATGCTGATTCCAGACATTTAGAAGCTATGCTGCCACACCCATTACCTGTTTCTATGATTCAGTGGAGACCATCTACAGTTACACAGTCAACTAGAGATGGCAGATATTCAAGGAGGTTGGTGTTATTAACATGCTGTCTAGATGGAGCTATAAGGCTCTGGACTGAGATTGATGATGGGAGGGTTAGAAAAGTTGGCAAGGATGGTAATGAACACAAAATGACTAAATCCTCTTTTCGTGTTGTCGCTGTAGTTGAGGTAAACCAAGCATTAAATGGAAGGCTAGGGTTGGATGTATATGTAAGATGGGCAAAAGATATTAGTGGTATAATAACTGTTAATGGGGAAGCTGTGTCTTATGCTTCATCAGATGAACATCAACATGGCAATGCTGGTAGGTGCGAATGGTTAGTTGCTGTAGGTCCCCAAACAACACTGACTTTTTGGGCTATTCATTGTCTCGATGATTTTTCTCCCGCAAGAGCCCCAAGGGTAACGTTgtggaaaagaaaagaattgaaCAGTCCTAAAGAGATGCCAAGGGGATTGCTCTTAAATAAAGTCTTTATCATGAGAAATCAGGTCTTTGGTCCACCAACGGTATGTTCTTTTATTAATCTATTACCAAGTAACTATCTAGCCTGGATGCAATTTTATTCCACAAAATTCCCCAGCGGTGCAAATGTATCTTCAGAACTGATTAGCACAGAAGATTCAACTCCAACTAAATGTCAGACTGAAGGTTTATTATCATTATGTGCAACGGGACTTTCAAATACGGACAGTCACAGCAATAAAATTCTGCAGGTAGCAGTTCATCCTTGTTTGTCTGAGTTGGAAATTGCTTCCTCTCTGGACACTGATGGAAAGCTCCTTTTTTGGTTGTTTTCTTCTGCTTCAAATACTATTTTGGCCCTCCCAACTTTGAGTCCATCTTGGAAACTTTTTGGGAAAAGTGCTACTGCACTCCCTCAACCCAAGTATACAAGCTTAAGCTGGGCTCCTACTCTGTTAAGTGAAGAACGAATTCTCGTGATTGGGCATGCAGATGGAATAGATTTCTTAGTAGTTAAGGCTGTGAAAACTGAGGAATTGGAAATGGTTTGTCACAAAATATGTACTATACCACTTACTGCTGGAAGTCAAGAACAGGGGCCGGACAGCGTCTTCTCAATTCCTTTGCCTTCCACTTGTAACAAAACCTTCATTTCCAATAGCTTTTTGCTGTTAGCTGTGTGGAAGAAAGGCTTTCAGGCTTTATCGTGGAAAATTTACCTTCATCACTATGATTTGTCTGGAAGTTGCTGTGGGTGCAGTTTTGACAGTAATAACACCTTCCAGAACAATATATGGAAATTTGAGAGTAGTTATTCTGGCAAGGCATACATTGTCTCTGTTGAACCTTGTTCATCAGTTTTTCCAGACCCTCATCACCGTGATAAAATTTCAAGTTATGCTGTGATCTGTCCCACAAACTCTGGATTCAGTGAAGAGATTTTTGCTAATAATTTGTGTAGCAATTACTTTGCTTATCATATGGTTACTGGTTGTGTTGATGGTAGTTTGCATTTATGGAGAAGCGTGCCTGCTCTGAGCTCGAATTCTCAGTGGGATcttgttggtatggttgctaTGCATCAAAGCCCTATTTCGGCTATGTCTGTAAGTTTCTGTGGCCGAAAGATTGCAACTATCTCGAAAGAAGGTCCATTAAGTACTTCTACTACTATTCATATCTGGGAATGTGTGCGTGTTGAGGGTGCTGGCAGCTTTATACTAGAAGACACTTTGTATTTTGATGCAGATGTTGTCGCTTCAAATTGGTTGACGATTGGGAATGGCCAGTTTTTACTAGGTGTTTGCTCAAGAGATAAGTTGAATGTGTATGCTCAAAAGAGATGTGGAGGTCAGTGCAATTTGGAACTGGAAACATCATTAGAAGAAAACATTTGGGTGTGTATTGCAGCAAGTTATACTAATCCAACCATTCAGGACTTCTTTTGGGGACCCAAAGCCATGATAGTGGTTGTTCACGATCAATACATTTCTGTCTTTAGCAAGTTCTCATATTTTATGGACAAGAAACTTCTGCCGCAGCTTGGTGGAGAATTTTGCGAGGAGAGTTCCGCCTGTCACTATGGTTCTAATAAAGTGCCAGTATTCTATGGTCATGAAAATTGTGACAATGCACGGTGTCAGTCTGATTTCCAGTTGAAAATGGAAGTGGTGAATGAGACTTCACTGTTTAGTAGTATGACAAAATCTAAAGAAGGCTTTACGTCTGTTAAAAATGGGATTTGGAGCATTTTAGAGATAGCAGAACTTGTAGGAGGATCTCTTCCTCTTGTTCACCCAGAGGCATTTCTTGTTAACTTACTTTCAGGTACTTATGAATTTTTTGATGCTCTTTCTGCTCCCCCCTGTCCCAAACTCAAAATACCCAAGCaccatcttctttttcttctttgtcaTAGAAGATGTCTTAAATATGATATAGGCGAACCATTTGTTGTGTTTACGAATTCGTTGTGCATCAAAGAAACTAATTTGGGGTTGTCTGCTTTAGGAACTGGCATGTGCATCCTGGAATTAAATGCTTTTGTATCTAAGCTTCTAGACCAAATAATTAGCAGATTCTTGACAACTAAAAGCTGAAGTACACTCTTTACTCTTTAGTTAGTAAAGCCAAACATTTCTTGTAGCATACAGTTTGAATGAAATTCTCCAATGTTAATTGATTTAGtttcttgatatgtatttaaggTTGCGAATCCTTATGTCGGCATTAGATATCATTTTGTAATAATCATGCACATTTTGACCAATGGCTCTTATTGTTTATCTTATAGGCTTTCCTTTTCGTTTTTGAAATAGGAAACAAATTTCCTTGTCCTACTTGCCTTACAAATGAGCACGTCTATCGGTCTGTCCTTCcttttaagtattttctttGATAAATGATAATATCCTATGTGCTCATTTTGAAAACCAAATATCTTTGTATATTTTGGATATTCTTAACTGAGAattgaagtactattgaaagtttatgaaagtaatgacATGTTGCCTttcattttaaagttaaaagcTCGTTCTTGACTGTATTAAGTATCAATTTGATTTGGGAACAAAAATTCGGGAGAAAAAGGTGAAGATGCATTTTTTAGTTAGTTTTGGTTTAAAACTAGTAAATGCATGGAGTTATCATCCTTAGAAGGATAAGAAGTCACTTGATTGAGCTCActaggaataaataaaataggagGAGAAATTTAATACAATGCTGTTTGGTTCTATTACGTAATATTTGTGCCCCTCTTGATGTAGGAAGATCagaatttctttaatttatacCTCAttcttatcttttctttttcttctatcGTAAGACTTTTGACAGCATTCAGCAGCAACTCTACTTTAGTTTGGGCAACTGGTTTCCATCTTTCCCACTGCCAAAGTCCGGTCTTGTGAAGGAAAAAAGCTAAATTGATCTTGCATTCTATTTTTATTCCTGGTCTTCTTTTCCAATTCTTTGGCTCTTCTAGTGAAATAATGATGGCAATACTCAGTATTGTGAATTTAAACCAAAGGTGGCTCATTTAAACATTATACTTTGTGAAAACTTTTGAGTTGTGGGCAATTTGGTTAGTCAGATTAAACTGAGTAGATTCCCATCCATAAACAATCATGAGCTTGGGGAAGCCAGGAATGACAACAAAATCGGTGCATTAGCGTACTGCTGCCaaaattgattttgatttttgtaGAGCTGTTTGACTTATGGAAGTTCTCATCCTAGTTAGAGAAACATTCTATTTTTTGTTCGTATTGGAGCACTTTTGAGATCCCAACAACAGATTGGATGCTCTTTATAGAGAATCACATTTTTGTTTTGGATTCTCTACTTTTTTTGTAAGCTGAGAATTTCTCCAATATATCAATGAAATTGCCCGTTCATTTCATTGATATAACTCTTCACAAATAATACTTGCATAACATATTTGTGAAAATGAGTCTTAGCAATATTTGGATAAGAGCACCTAATTTAACAAAGACACCCTTGACGTACGATGACTTATTCTAGTAAACAAAAAAAGatcttttttataaaaacaatattCATGATAATACAGATATTCttataaaattttgattaaaaagtAATATGGAACTTTTACAAGTATACTAATTAATACCACTCGTTATTAACTTTGTTACCCACAATTCCTGCATATTAGACCCTGTACTATTACTCTTTATTATCTTAATATTTTAGTCCAAGATAATTTATGCCATGAACCTAATGACACaaagtttctttaaaattaGAAAGCGATTGTGCTTATTTACTCCTGGAGATGTAGATTCTAAAGCACTTGCTCTCAGGAAACATTTGTATGATTACAAAGTCCGGGAAACTCCTTTTTAGTTGATGAAACTATAAAACTATATGAATCATCAAAAAAGGGCTCTGTATCTCTTCTACCTACATTTGCCTGTTCTGGGTTTTGTTTTCTGTTTGTTATTACTcttggagttttttttttttttttttaaatcctcACCTCTGTTGGTCACAATGAATATTTTATCGTACCGTTCTTTTTCAGCTTTATCTTTCCTACTTGCCTGAAAATGCAGCTAGGTTTGTCTACCATGAGAAGGTTGTTGCCAATTTGTATCTCATGTGCTTATGTTGTCATCATGAAATTCCAGTCATTCTATTGGACTGAATCATACTTGCTAGTCTGAGTTTGACCTCacggttgtgtgttccaaatgtgtATAGGTAATTGGAAACGTTCATATGTAGCTCTGCAGTGCCTCAGTAAACATGTAACTTCCACAAAGTTATCCACGAAAATATGCTGCCTTCGTGCCTTCAGTGATTTAATATTTCCCATTTCGTTGTCAAACTATCTGGAAGGAAATGTTTTGTTAAGTTCTGGTGAGAAGTCATTTCAATGGGGTGGACCTTCAGATTCCTCAAGCTGGGGATATGCTTCATCTGATAATGCGTTCTCTATCTCTTCAGCAAGATCTGAAATAACTGACTTTATAGAAGCCGTTGATAAACTTCAGAATTTGGCAACTATATCTGCCACTGAAATAATGCAAATGCGTGCTGCTGTTCATCTTCTCGATGAAGTTAGCAATATGCAGTCCACTTCTGCTTATAATAGCCTTGATGGACCTGGTCGTAGGTAAGTCTATGTTAGAAGCCTAGAATACATAATCTTCCATTCTGTGTGAACGTATTGGTATGAAAAGTTTGTAAAGGCTCAAACATTCTTTTTATGGTCAATTTTCTCTTTGTATTCcataatttttcaatatttgTATGCTATGATATCAACTAGAGAAGTGTAGCTTTTGGCAATCATGAACAACATATTCCAACTTTTTTCTTGAGATATATATGTAAAGGTTTCAATGATGCTATGTCCTGCTTTCCTATGCTTGGGATGGAGTTTGCAAAAGCTGTAAAtgggtgatatatgtggataAAAATCCAATCGTCTACTACATGTCAATATTCCCCGATAGATAAGCTAAGACTTTTTGTGGGTATTTCTCTGCTTCATGGTTGTGGGGACAATTTTGGGTACAATTGCAAGGGACGATGATTATACTAAGTTCCGTTTTTTGTTTCATGTCATGGCTGTAGTATGAGATGGGTTATTCTCATGTAAGGATTCAACTTAGTTGTACCCTGACAATCTCAGTGCTTCCTGGTAGATAATTTGTGTGGATCTAATATAATAACTAGAGTAATGAACATCCTAACATTCGTGTAGATATAGCTCAACTCATCAAAGTTGACATTTTTTTCATGAATGCGTTATCCTCTATTAATTTCAATGTTCGGTAGGAGTATTTTTGGTTTGGTCAGAGACTTGTATGTCAATAGGGGTAAGTGTGAGTTTCGGAGAACCTCTAGTTTTAGAGAACACCTAATTATTTAGTATTAGAATGAAATGTAAATGGGCCATGAAGAAATGGAAAAAAGACATTgaaggattaaaatttcttATCTTGGCCATTTTCTTCTAAAGGGACCAATAAAAAATGAGGTATAGACAAGATATAGCATTCATTCGTGTCTCTCCTTACTAAGGAAAAGCAGAAATTTGAACATTTTGATGAGAACAGGATAAAAGGTCTCCTATCGCCTTGCATCAGATTGGATGAAttcaacaaattaaaatttgacaTTATTTTTAGAGGGGAATGGATTCAGTGGATTCATTTAGCCGATCCAACTTGTTTGCTAATGAGGCctagttgattgattgaataGTGAATTCATCTCgactaaagttaaagttaaattgcACGTTTTGTATTTCACTGCGAGGTTTTGCTTCTCAAATGCACTGGTTACTCTAAATGTTGTTCACATTGTCCTGTCTCCCTTCTTTAACTAGTTTTTTGTTTCAGATTCGTTCTTATGCGAGCATAAACACGCTCTcggtctctctctctctctcttacaCACACAAACAGTG
This window encodes:
- the LOC129886435 gene encoding uncharacterized protein LOC129886435 isoform X2, which produces MSFCYSRSWFSLCKLIFYSSILIKIFYLCCQHDNATSQSWAIARLIGNSITDRASATAVDRSSLLQSSSETRVSTWRFWIISVSFSMDDPSFAF
- the LOC129886437 gene encoding uncharacterized protein LOC129886437 isoform X2; the protein is MESHKISCCTTVDDVVSKLPLQLIKSEIIPPVPNRSKYPSEFEPAIDWQPNFAGYSWIAYGASSLLVIRQFPNPLSQTETVIGTVFRQVLELSIDGTGTVSAVAWSPVTPSSGDLAAALDNCIGLFSYNSDASHSSFCWSQTSTLVQSTKVDSITWTGSGDGIISGGIELILWRKTERSWEIAWRFKPELPQTLISATWSIEGPFAAAPPYGLHFEGSGSHIHAGNKCVLVCQRDADSRHLEAMLPHPLPVSMIQWRPSTVTQSTRDGRYSRRLVLLTCCLDGAIRLWTEIDDGRVRKVGKDGNEHKMTKSSFRVVAVVEVNQALNGRLGLDVYVRWAKDISGIITVNGEAVSYASSDEHQHGNAGRCEWLVAVGPQTTLTFWAIHCLDDFSPARAPRVTLWKRKELNSPKEMPRGLLLNKVFIMRNQVFGPPTVCSFINLLPSNYLAWMQFYSTKFPSGANVSSELISTEDSTPTKCQTEGLLSLCATGLSNTDSHSNKILQVAVHPCLSELEIASSLDTDGKLLFWLFSSASNTILALPTLSPSWKLFGKSATALPQPKYTSLSWAPTLLSEERILVIGHADGIDFLVVKAVKTEELEMVCHKICTIPLTAGSQEQGPDSVFSIPLPSTCNKTFISNSFLLLAVWKKGFQALSWKIYLHHYDLSGSCCGCSFDSNNTFQNNIWKFESSYSGKAYIVSVEPCSSVFPDPHHRDKISSYAVICPTNSGFSEEIFANNLCSNYFAYHMVTGCVDGSLHLWRSVPALSSNSQWDLVGMVAMHQSPISAMSVSFCGRKIATISKEGPLSTSTTIHIWECVRVEGAGSFILEDTLYFDADVVASNWLTIGNGQFLLGVCSRDKLNVYAQKRCGGQCNLELETSLEENIWVCIAASYTNPTIQDFFWGPKAMIVVVHDQYISVFSKFSYFMDKKLLPQLGGEFCEESSACHYGSNKVPVFYGHENCDNARCQSDFQLKMEVVNETSLFSSMTKSKEGFTSVKNGIWSILEIAELVGGSLPLVHPEAFLVNLLSGNWKRSYVALQCLSKHVTSTKLSTKICCLRAFSDLIFPISLSNYLEGNVLLSSGEKSFQWGGPSDSSSWGYASSDNAFSISSARSEITDFIEAVDKLQNLATISATEIMQMRAAVHLLDEVSNMQSTSAYNSLDGPGRRFWVSVRFQQLYFVQRFGRLPSEGELVVYSGLIGWAFHSDCQDNLFDSLLSKQPTWQEMRDMGVGLWYTSVAQLRLKMEKLARQQYLKNKDPKACALLYIALNRLQVLAGLFKISKDEKDKPLVAFLSRNFQEDKNKAAALKNAFVLLGKHQLELAIAFFLLGGDTTSAVTVCAKNLGDEQLALVICRLVEGYGGKLELNLISKFLLPSSLAKGDYWLASVLEWMLGKYSQAYLRMLAYPMGSLNSKWIVSSRQPAFIDPNIGDFCLMLAAKTTMKNAIGEQNAASLSRWAILMRATALSRCGLPLEALECLSSSVSATGDSNRRNVPDNMDSGCLHEMLSAMLNENSSNWLSLDVAFQIDSHMRSDLSMQYMSKMLRRHPSWVDNHTTCLQEHMYTVSENQEYKLLLEAFQDELMTTISSFQLKFSLSPLHCIYSICLSFCNHGLAYVGCHLLRDYINRYLSSEQGGGLDGCSLYPCLPDLFLEVSAELFYIFARYIIMCSMDCFYLKSFTFRSNRADENIYCAILELYKRRLCWSFWCLRAMMQYSSVSCTENVVGTHFTVLDLSEYLLLFASAWVQRNFSDLILIMKPLLMAKTSDETDIKDIQKLLRESLEMMASDLPIHAAGSSVQNKNQMPQAQFGDLILSAPQERWHVMVAFFWGYVSSLLKHKLDLLCPELKESGLFLPPGGHPSISTSSIFVNANNVSTHNGMVPGLLANILKVTCAHISSYCVNQFASVLLESIDPGATTLFCFEDHQSHHKAPDTKLSPSNSDLDKVTGEDELSVFEVLWDFCSELKKVNQDFVLQDQKCLQHTLQKSFKGWSEMYPSIVRECEVDETYDREERLGSPSSTAGSPLACLSPNNHPFQSFGGKDTHHAKKVLPFRSPIEIYKRNGELLEALCINSIDQHEAALASNRKGLLFFKWEDGLPCGNKADNVWAEADWPHNGWAGSESTPVPTCVSPGVGLGSKKGTHLGLGGATVGTGFMARPTFGLPGYANMGGSSLGWGVQEDFDEFLDPPATVENVRTSLAKIELLLHMECFPLQMSLPHMLLPRCLP
- the LOC129886435 gene encoding uncharacterized protein LOC129886435 isoform X1, which produces MLGVGQCVKELHEMDCLISLARDWIFKNILVNRILHVYSVSVAPFWRINMSFCYSRSWFSLCKLIFYSSILIKIFYLCCQHDNATSQSWAIARLIGNSITDRASATAVDRSSLLQSSSETRVSTWRFWIISVSFSMDDPSFAF